The Thermoproteota archaeon genome includes a window with the following:
- a CDS encoding ABC transporter permease, protein MSVVSEELSLKGVIKELLSYKSAILGLIILAGLIILSIYAVLFTPFAQSGALWNDQQVWLKYPRTAAPEWTNLFSGKKLPENIYVNMSKPVNVSKEGTRIKRTYISKFSFSYDDTPSEIIFFFNTSYEKLRPKVSILWIKPDGENLSLGTYKIRKGGTSIYLSNNLRLVSDLQEKIEEELGKKINKSLTLEDILFRNFKTGGILKGTYTVRLDVLVKNETDKVEWQGIVYGKVYGLAGTDDKRRPLHLGLLWGAPIALAFGLVASLSITFIQLIISAISGYYGGKVDAVIQRLTEIYMILPFLPMLVLVQLLYGMNLWRLLLLLIILSIFGTSVKTYRVWVMQLKSYPYVEAARAYGASNMRIIFLYILPRLIPPTIPSLVLAVPGYVFLEAALAFLGLSDVNIVTWGRIVEEAFSEGALYKGYYHWVLMPSLMLVITAISFALIGIALDRIVNPKLKEM, encoded by the coding sequence ATGAGCGTCGTGTCTGAGGAGCTATCCCTTAAGGGAGTGATCAAGGAGCTCTTATCTTATAAAAGCGCAATCCTAGGGCTCATAATACTCGCTGGACTGATAATCCTGTCCATATACGCCGTTTTATTCACGCCCTTCGCGCAAAGCGGTGCACTCTGGAATGATCAACAGGTGTGGCTCAAGTACCCGAGGACAGCGGCTCCTGAGTGGACGAATCTCTTCTCCGGTAAGAAGCTCCCAGAAAACATCTATGTGAACATGAGCAAGCCAGTAAATGTGTCTAAGGAAGGTACTAGGATAAAGAGGACGTATATCTCGAAGTTCTCATTCAGCTACGATGATACGCCATCGGAGATCATATTCTTCTTCAACACGAGTTACGAGAAGCTGCGCCCGAAGGTCAGCATACTTTGGATAAAGCCCGACGGAGAAAACCTCTCGCTAGGAACCTACAAAATTAGAAAAGGAGGCACCAGCATATACCTATCAAATAACCTGCGCTTAGTATCCGATCTCCAAGAGAAGATAGAGGAGGAGCTGGGCAAGAAGATAAACAAATCCTTGACCCTTGAGGATATACTGTTCAGAAATTTCAAAACTGGAGGGATCTTGAAAGGAACGTACACCGTGAGGCTGGACGTCTTGGTGAAGAACGAGACGGATAAGGTTGAATGGCAGGGTATAGTATACGGGAAGGTTTATGGACTGGCGGGAACGGACGATAAGAGGAGGCCCTTGCACTTGGGGCTGTTGTGGGGCGCACCGATAGCCCTAGCATTCGGACTTGTGGCCTCTCTCTCAATCACCTTCATACAGCTCATAATTTCGGCCATCAGCGGGTACTACGGAGGTAAGGTCGATGCGGTGATACAGAGATTGACAGAGATATACATGATACTGCCCTTCCTTCCAATGCTCGTCCTAGTGCAGCTGCTCTACGGAATGAACCTCTGGAGGCTGCTTCTGCTCCTGATAATCCTGAGTATATTCGGGACATCCGTGAAGACTTATAGAGTATGGGTCATGCAGCTGAAGAGCTATCCATACGTCGAGGCCGCGAGGGCCTACGGAGCTAGCAACATGAGGATAATATTCCTCTACATACTGCCTAGGCTGATACCCCCGACGATCCCGAGCTTGGTGCTTGCCGTCCCAGGATACGTGTTCTTGGAGGCTGCCCTAGCCTTCCTAGGACTAAGCGATGTGAACATAGTGACTTGGGGCAGGATAGTGGAGGAGGCGTTCAGCGAGGGGGCTTTGTACAAGGGATACTATCATTGGGTGCTCATGCCTTCATTAATGCTCGTAATCACTGCGATCTCCTTCGCCCTCATAGGTATAGCGCTGGACAGGATAGTGAACCCGAAGTTGAAGGAGATGTGA
- a CDS encoding ABC transporter permease: protein MKVPPVVKVLVKRALILFVIVLIATYITILVANVGGYIDELKKKEIEFQVAQAVQNNPQYKDLSPTEKTALIKKLAQVEIKRQGLDQPFIIRSFRYLWDAITLDLGRAEKMTSDSGSRSVKVIILERLPQTILLFTTATVINFFIGLFGGLSLSRKFGSFLDRLVIYLSPTSAIPGWFYGIFLIMIFYTWLHVLPPGGLVDYPPPPDPVGYVLSVLKHMILPLLSWIVSSFFIGIYSNRTFFLLYSTEDYVEVAKAKGLPPGQIERRYILRPALPPIITTFAFAVVFSWSGAIITETVFNWPGLGLTYYQAINLVDVPVIVGITVVFGYLIAATVFILDILYGLVDPRIKAGMGEAL, encoded by the coding sequence ATGAAGGTGCCGCCTGTAGTTAAGGTACTCGTAAAGCGAGCGCTCATACTATTCGTAATAGTCCTCATAGCTACCTACATCACTATACTAGTCGCTAACGTTGGAGGATACATAGATGAACTCAAGAAGAAGGAGATAGAGTTCCAGGTGGCTCAAGCAGTACAGAACAACCCTCAGTATAAAGACCTCTCCCCCACAGAGAAAACCGCGCTTATCAAGAAGCTAGCACAGGTGGAGATAAAGCGGCAAGGTTTAGATCAACCATTCATCATAAGAAGTTTCCGGTATCTATGGGATGCAATAACATTGGACCTAGGCAGGGCAGAGAAGATGACCAGCGATTCAGGCTCCCGTTCCGTCAAAGTAATCATCCTAGAGAGGCTGCCTCAAACCATACTTCTATTCACAACCGCTACGGTAATCAACTTCTTTATCGGCCTGTTCGGGGGGCTGTCCCTATCGAGGAAATTCGGTTCATTCCTAGATAGGCTCGTGATCTACCTATCACCAACCTCCGCCATACCTGGATGGTTCTACGGGATATTCCTGATCATGATCTTCTATACATGGCTGCACGTGCTCCCCCCAGGAGGCTTGGTGGACTACCCGCCACCCCCGGATCCAGTGGGCTACGTCCTGAGCGTTCTAAAACATATGATACTTCCCCTACTCTCTTGGATAGTCTCCAGCTTCTTCATAGGGATATACAGTAACAGGACGTTCTTCCTGCTCTATTCAACCGAAGATTACGTGGAGGTGGCCAAGGCGAAGGGACTTCCGCCAGGTCAGATAGAGAGGAGGTACATCCTCAGGCCCGCCCTGCCCCCAATAATAACGACTTTCGCCTTCGCCGTCGTGTTCTCATGGAGCGGGGCCATAATTACAGAGACCGTCTTCAACTGGCCGGGGCTCGGCCTGACCTACTACCAGGCCATTAACCTCGTGGACGTGCCGGTGATAGTGGGAATCACGGTGGTGTTCGGCTACCTCATAGCCGCCACAGTGTTCATCCTAGACATCTTGTACGGGTTGGTTGATCCTAGAATAAAGGCTGGAATGGGTGAGGCACTATGA